The following coding sequences are from one Phycisphaeraceae bacterium window:
- a CDS encoding S8 family serine peptidase produces the protein MSMRREQAEGTMWDGAFETLESRVLLAAGQSSAPFGTGYMTWHGITVEVVRDQWLLTFNDRNGDPVQRASQVAAALGVRAEQIEGIGRGRWAKFITHDHVTETAVAQVMGGGIFSFLGGVEPDTVYRPTLLSNDARLAEQWAIQNTGQFIPGSGLGTPGADISASSAWNITTGSRQVLIAVIDTGIDLVHPDLAANLWTNPGEIPNNGIDDDGNGFIDDVRGWDFGNNDNNPTATVQEDHGVAVSGVIGAVGNNGIGVAGINWQVTMIPIKGSTDAEGTFPNSATIAALDYLTMMRTQFGFDIVASNNSYGALRPDNFDFFDTAAETAIREFTDSGALFVASAGNDGNNNDGATRAFPASYDNEYIISVAATDNIDGLADFSNYGLTTVDVGAPGVRVLTTAINGGYQFIDGTSFSAPYTAGVIALMKSVSPFADKTRLRNALYASVDQISSLAGKTVTGGRINANEAVRSIGFPGPVVLDINPGLASSPVDTITIGFSKALNPAFLTPAAVELRAANGDGDFNANDAFFSFSASDMSLNGSVLTITIPSGSLPIDKYRLTLFAAYLRDFTGNYLNGTTAGGNDQEYEFSIVNSGGPYEPNDTIGQATPLILNSANTVTITEAVIGDGPNPTRDVDLYRLVLGSSGLLTITIAARNLPSPSTLDSFLRLFDASGRELARNDNFDGIDSRIQFFVPAGGKYYIGVSGYGNSTYQPSAAGSGPLGQSTGTYNLTVGVTPAQSDTATYPSIGGAITLPTQGEINATIFVPDIRLVQDLNVRINIAHSYVGDLQIRLISPSGRVIPLVINRGGPSALGFVNTVFDDNAGTSIVNAGAPWTGSFRPEGTLADVNNQSAAGMWTLRISDTRPLNNGTLLNWALLFTLENSISGPFEFNDTLATATDTGFTGAGTKTYNAAVGDGAYGQRDVDLFRVVVPAGSTVTAAITIPAQLSNGSANALDSVLRIFDQQGNQLQVDDRPDANTALITFPVTFAGTYYIGVSGAGNLGYLPDQGGSGLPTAGSGEYTLKISILGGLTDGSVLLAGNALTVGIASDGTFGSAAGGDGPTGINLGGNELLVPEDDLASIESYYGATFNTFVFRNAGTSGSDVPVKVSNESDFSNRRVLVEGLFRTPLPSSDQGGGLLVRRAVSFAGAGQFMVVDLTLVNTTFSDLTGVTWVEGFRPQQAGNLGSDFTRTVNNVDNATHRLATASYYNNEYPGGLTIGLGAAAPDEGDLYVAAKPAGSVRDASQVIDNPTDPDPSGTDLGVEGDATLALAYDVGTLAPGARVQLRYFIFTGGSLEEVKAQFAALDTGTGTGFLVENPIDETIAAETLPYSLYYPEGYANDRASTFVPITNPHAEPVRVVVTARYENPALAPKVLLDGIVAGNSRDGITISTPAMYAAGETMVEKDTPYALEIKSSLPIGAMLSHYDFGIATGQAFTSQPSTVWTFSEGTKGSGVNDFLVYYNTSEIATKVTLTIFLEGSSQKFVSIQEAGPQRRLGWDLGSLPFIPTGSYAMRLDSEQPIVAALSHFDPALKGGFSILGLPSTGSTVGVSPEGQIGRNAENEIITILNTTNTQSAVTFTFYFDDQSAYRTTLNVPAGQRSDFNVGELPSFPKTGRPYSVGYESTQPVTVSMASYAFGSATGTRFTDQAQSVWLFGDGFKPGIGSAVTEYLRIFNPTSADATVEITLDFAEVPALGNLPAIAAGSITVRKQIVARAANDIDVHSLITGARATRDLFYSIRVASPTPVVVYTGHFDAFFGSGFGTLGTALGSIAPAIA, from the coding sequence ATGTCAATGCGCCGTGAGCAAGCCGAAGGGACGATGTGGGATGGGGCGTTCGAGACGCTGGAGAGCCGCGTGCTCCTCGCGGCCGGGCAGAGTTCGGCGCCATTCGGCACCGGCTACATGACGTGGCACGGGATCACCGTGGAGGTGGTGCGTGACCAATGGCTCCTCACCTTCAACGACCGCAACGGCGACCCCGTGCAGCGGGCGTCGCAGGTCGCAGCGGCCCTCGGCGTTCGGGCCGAGCAAATCGAGGGAATCGGGCGGGGACGATGGGCGAAGTTCATTACGCACGACCATGTAACCGAGACCGCCGTGGCGCAGGTCATGGGCGGCGGTATCTTCTCGTTCCTGGGTGGCGTGGAACCGGACACGGTGTACCGTCCGACGCTGCTCTCGAACGATGCACGGCTCGCCGAGCAATGGGCGATCCAGAACACCGGGCAGTTCATCCCCGGCAGCGGTTTGGGCACGCCCGGCGCGGATATCAGCGCGAGTTCGGCGTGGAACATCACGACGGGATCGAGGCAGGTCTTGATCGCAGTGATCGATACCGGCATCGATCTGGTGCACCCGGACCTCGCGGCAAACCTCTGGACCAACCCTGGCGAGATCCCGAACAACGGCATTGACGACGACGGCAACGGCTTCATCGACGACGTTCGCGGCTGGGATTTCGGCAACAACGACAACAACCCGACGGCGACTGTCCAGGAGGATCACGGCGTCGCGGTCTCCGGCGTAATCGGCGCGGTCGGCAACAACGGCATCGGCGTCGCCGGCATCAACTGGCAGGTCACCATGATCCCGATCAAGGGGTCGACCGATGCCGAAGGCACGTTCCCGAACAGCGCGACCATCGCGGCGCTCGATTACCTGACGATGATGCGTACCCAGTTCGGATTCGACATTGTCGCGAGCAACAACAGCTACGGCGCCCTACGGCCGGACAACTTCGACTTCTTCGACACAGCCGCCGAGACCGCGATCCGAGAGTTTACAGATTCCGGGGCACTCTTCGTCGCCTCCGCGGGCAATGATGGGAACAACAACGACGGCGCGACTCGCGCCTTCCCCGCCTCGTACGACAATGAGTACATCATCTCTGTTGCGGCGACCGACAACATCGACGGCTTGGCGGACTTCAGCAACTACGGCCTGACCACGGTCGATGTCGGCGCACCCGGAGTCCGAGTGCTGACCACGGCGATCAACGGCGGGTATCAGTTCATCGATGGGACGAGCTTCTCGGCCCCGTACACCGCCGGCGTCATCGCGCTCATGAAGTCTGTGTCTCCCTTCGCAGACAAGACGCGGCTGCGCAATGCGCTGTACGCCTCGGTCGATCAGATCTCCTCGCTCGCGGGCAAGACCGTGACCGGAGGCCGCATCAACGCCAACGAAGCCGTGCGGTCGATCGGCTTCCCGGGCCCTGTCGTGCTCGATATCAACCCCGGTCTGGCCAGCAGTCCTGTCGACACCATCACGATCGGTTTCAGCAAGGCACTCAACCCGGCGTTCCTCACGCCGGCGGCTGTCGAGCTGCGTGCAGCGAACGGCGACGGCGATTTCAACGCCAACGACGCGTTCTTCAGCTTCTCGGCTTCCGACATGTCGCTCAACGGATCCGTGCTGACGATCACGATCCCGTCGGGGTCTCTCCCGATCGACAAGTACCGCCTCACGCTCTTTGCCGCCTACCTGCGGGACTTCACCGGCAACTACCTCAACGGCACCACGGCCGGCGGGAACGATCAGGAGTACGAGTTCAGCATCGTCAACAGCGGGGGACCCTATGAGCCGAACGACACCATTGGTCAGGCCACGCCGCTCATCCTCAATAGCGCCAACACGGTAACGATCACCGAGGCCGTGATCGGCGACGGCCCGAATCCTACGCGAGACGTCGATCTGTACCGCCTTGTGCTGGGAAGCTCCGGTCTGCTGACGATCACCATCGCCGCCCGCAACCTCCCGTCGCCGTCGACGCTCGACTCGTTCCTGCGGCTCTTCGATGCCTCGGGCCGCGAACTGGCGCGCAACGACAACTTCGACGGGATCGACAGCCGCATCCAGTTCTTTGTCCCCGCGGGCGGCAAGTACTACATCGGTGTCTCGGGCTACGGCAACTCAACGTACCAGCCTTCGGCGGCCGGCAGCGGACCCCTCGGGCAGTCCACTGGAACCTACAACCTGACCGTCGGCGTGACGCCCGCGCAGTCCGATACCGCCACATACCCGTCGATCGGCGGCGCCATCACGCTGCCGACGCAGGGCGAGATCAACGCAACGATTTTCGTGCCCGATATCCGTCTGGTTCAGGATCTGAACGTCCGCATCAACATCGCCCACAGCTACGTCGGCGATCTGCAGATCCGGTTGATTTCCCCCTCCGGCCGGGTGATCCCACTGGTCATCAACCGCGGCGGTCCGAGCGCCCTGGGCTTTGTCAACACGGTCTTCGACGACAACGCAGGCACTTCCATCGTCAACGCGGGGGCGCCGTGGACCGGTTCATTCCGCCCCGAGGGAACTCTGGCGGATGTGAACAACCAGTCCGCCGCGGGAATGTGGACGCTGCGGATCTCCGACACCCGCCCGCTCAACAACGGCACGCTGCTCAACTGGGCGCTGCTGTTCACGCTGGAGAACTCGATCTCCGGCCCCTTCGAGTTCAACGACACGCTCGCCACCGCGACGGACACCGGCTTCACGGGCGCGGGCACCAAGACCTACAACGCCGCGGTCGGCGACGGGGCGTACGGCCAGCGCGATGTGGACCTGTTCCGGGTCGTTGTGCCGGCGGGGTCGACGGTCACGGCCGCCATCACCATCCCCGCGCAGCTCTCGAACGGCTCGGCCAATGCGCTCGACTCGGTCCTGCGGATCTTCGATCAGCAGGGCAACCAGCTGCAGGTCGATGACCGCCCCGACGCGAACACCGCGCTGATCACCTTCCCGGTGACCTTCGCCGGGACGTACTACATCGGCGTCTCCGGAGCGGGGAACCTCGGCTACCTGCCCGACCAAGGGGGCAGCGGCCTCCCGACCGCGGGGTCCGGCGAGTACACCCTGAAGATCAGCATCCTCGGCGGCCTGACGGACGGCTCGGTGCTGCTCGCGGGCAACGCCCTCACTGTCGGCATCGCGAGCGACGGCACGTTCGGCTCCGCGGCTGGCGGCGACGGCCCTACGGGCATTAACCTGGGCGGCAACGAGCTGCTCGTGCCCGAGGACGATCTCGCGAGCATCGAGTCGTACTACGGCGCAACATTCAACACGTTCGTGTTCCGCAACGCCGGCACGTCGGGCAGCGATGTCCCGGTCAAGGTCTCGAATGAGTCCGACTTCTCGAATCGGCGTGTGCTGGTCGAGGGGCTGTTCCGCACTCCGCTCCCGAGTTCCGATCAGGGCGGCGGGCTGCTCGTCCGCAGGGCGGTCTCGTTCGCCGGGGCCGGTCAGTTCATGGTCGTCGACCTGACGCTGGTCAACACGACTTTCAGCGATCTGACGGGCGTGACCTGGGTCGAGGGCTTCCGTCCGCAGCAGGCCGGCAACCTTGGCAGCGACTTTACGAGGACTGTGAACAACGTCGACAACGCCACGCACCGGCTGGCCACCGCGAGCTACTACAACAACGAGTACCCCGGTGGACTGACGATCGGTCTCGGCGCCGCGGCCCCGGACGAGGGCGATCTGTATGTCGCCGCGAAGCCGGCCGGATCCGTGCGGGACGCATCGCAGGTGATCGACAACCCGACCGACCCGGATCCGTCCGGGACCGACCTCGGGGTCGAGGGCGACGCAACGCTCGCCCTGGCGTACGACGTCGGGACGCTCGCCCCGGGTGCCCGGGTGCAGTTGCGGTACTTCATCTTCACCGGTGGCTCGCTCGAAGAGGTCAAGGCCCAGTTCGCAGCGCTCGACACCGGAACGGGCACCGGCTTCCTGGTGGAGAACCCGATCGACGAGACGATCGCCGCGGAGACGCTCCCGTACTCGCTGTACTACCCGGAGGGTTACGCGAACGACCGCGCCAGTACGTTCGTTCCGATCACCAACCCGCACGCCGAGCCGGTCCGTGTCGTGGTTACCGCTCGGTACGAGAACCCGGCCCTGGCTCCCAAGGTTCTCCTCGACGGCATCGTCGCCGGCAACTCGCGCGACGGCATCACCATCAGCACGCCGGCGATGTACGCCGCCGGCGAGACGATGGTCGAGAAGGACACGCCCTACGCACTGGAGATCAAGTCCTCGCTGCCGATCGGGGCGATGCTCAGCCATTATGACTTCGGCATTGCCACCGGGCAGGCGTTCACGAGCCAGCCCAGCACCGTCTGGACCTTCAGCGAAGGCACGAAGGGCAGCGGCGTGAACGACTTCCTCGTCTACTACAACACCTCCGAGATCGCGACGAAGGTGACGCTGACGATCTTCCTGGAAGGTTCGTCGCAGAAGTTTGTGTCGATTCAGGAGGCCGGTCCCCAGCGCCGACTGGGTTGGGATCTGGGCTCGCTCCCGTTCATCCCGACGGGCAGCTACGCGATGCGGCTCGACTCCGAGCAGCCGATCGTCGCGGCGCTCTCGCACTTTGACCCGGCCCTCAAGGGTGGGTTCAGCATCCTCGGGCTGCCGAGCACCGGATCGACCGTCGGCGTCTCGCCCGAGGGGCAGATCGGCCGGAACGCCGAGAACGAGATCATCACGATCCTTAACACGACCAACACCCAGTCCGCGGTCACGTTTACGTTCTACTTCGATGACCAGAGCGCCTACCGGACGACCCTCAACGTCCCGGCCGGTCAGCGGTCAGACTTCAATGTCGGCGAGCTGCCCTCGTTCCCGAAGACGGGCCGGCCGTACTCCGTCGGCTACGAGTCCACCCAGCCCGTGACCGTCTCGATGGCCAGCTACGCCTTCGGCAGCGCCACGGGCACGCGGTTCACGGACCAGGCGCAGTCGGTCTGGCTCTTCGGCGATGGCTTCAAGCCCGGTATCGGCAGCGCCGTCACCGAGTACTTGCGCATCTTC
- a CDS encoding CvpA family protein, producing MIMSAAVILVTLGIAYIWASRGFFSALVHLVCTVIAGAVAFGVWEPLAVLWLGNTTDASYIGLAWGVCLALPFAIVLSLLRLGIDRLLPANTDLDSVSNLVGGGVCGLVSGTITAGIMVISISYLWLPSEFMGYRPIAFDGKGSPRRESSLIYPADRITGAIYSWLSDGAFSTSTPLAAWRPGVVDSGAMMRMSFNDGGARHTLTPSAFVVVGRYQVEGPTGKELLSDTFAPDLTQTALDLDGTPIQGGLIEGFVVNFRAAARDKGGSTIVGNAQIQLVCRDSSDTESITLTPISMISQAEGSSPDLGRWRFDSGGSGTFIRSAGAGADTPMAFEFLVPRGYTPLALYVKGVREDVSEMVVSQKYTSIEARDGAIRTGNIIAGAALGPTGELDSSQALSVSLNLASPDNDVVLGARFPGRFVLDKGNLMGVEIDDSNRVTNADNKFLPNDLNNNYSLGRALRVVEYSTSEDTKILQVRVDQNSRLGMLSPAAASADLTQPPLLFDTNGTRYAAVGYFYDDNQEVHIRYMPGQPIRAASELPSLSKSRPDQHLILLFRVSDGVSIDKFTIGNKVVGIFKPPLKMQN from the coding sequence ATGATCATGTCCGCGGCCGTCATCCTGGTCACGCTTGGTATCGCCTACATCTGGGCGTCACGGGGCTTTTTCTCGGCGTTGGTGCACCTGGTGTGCACGGTCATTGCCGGCGCTGTTGCCTTCGGCGTTTGGGAGCCGCTGGCGGTGCTCTGGCTTGGCAACACGACCGATGCGTCGTACATCGGATTGGCGTGGGGCGTCTGCCTGGCTCTGCCATTTGCGATCGTGCTGTCGCTGCTGCGGCTGGGGATCGACCGCCTGCTTCCGGCCAACACCGACCTGGACTCGGTCTCCAACTTGGTCGGGGGCGGGGTGTGCGGCCTGGTCTCGGGAACAATCACCGCGGGGATCATGGTGATCTCGATCTCCTACCTGTGGCTTCCGAGCGAGTTCATGGGCTACCGGCCGATCGCCTTCGACGGCAAGGGATCGCCGCGCCGGGAATCGTCGCTGATCTACCCGGCCGATCGCATCACCGGCGCGATCTACTCGTGGCTCAGCGACGGCGCGTTCTCGACGTCAACGCCGCTGGCTGCTTGGCGGCCGGGTGTCGTCGATAGCGGTGCGATGATGCGGATGTCGTTCAACGACGGCGGCGCCCGCCACACCTTGACGCCGAGCGCGTTCGTCGTGGTCGGCCGGTACCAGGTCGAGGGTCCGACGGGTAAGGAACTGCTCAGCGACACCTTCGCGCCCGACTTGACGCAGACCGCGCTTGATCTGGACGGCACGCCGATCCAGGGCGGCCTGATCGAGGGGTTTGTCGTCAACTTTCGCGCCGCCGCCCGCGACAAGGGGGGTAGCACGATCGTGGGCAACGCCCAGATCCAGCTCGTTTGCCGCGACAGCAGCGATACCGAGTCGATCACGCTTACCCCGATCTCGATGATCTCTCAGGCCGAGGGCTCGAGCCCCGACCTTGGTCGGTGGCGATTTGATTCCGGCGGGTCGGGGACGTTCATTCGGTCGGCCGGTGCCGGAGCCGACACGCCGATGGCGTTCGAGTTTCTCGTGCCTCGCGGATATACGCCGCTGGCGCTGTACGTCAAGGGTGTTCGAGAGGACGTCAGTGAGATGGTCGTGTCGCAGAAGTACACCTCGATCGAGGCCCGCGACGGCGCCATCCGCACAGGCAACATCATCGCCGGTGCTGCACTCGGCCCGACGGGCGAACTTGATTCGTCGCAGGCTCTGAGTGTCTCGCTGAACCTTGCTTCGCCGGATAATGATGTCGTCCTGGGCGCGCGGTTCCCCGGCCGGTTTGTTCTGGACAAGGGCAACCTGATGGGCGTTGAAATCGACGACTCAAACCGCGTCACCAACGCCGACAATAAATTCCTGCCCAACGATCTCAACAACAACTACAGCCTGGGTCGTGCCCTTCGGGTCGTTGAGTATTCAACCTCGGAGGATACGAAGATCCTTCAGGTCCGAGTCGACCAGAACTCCCGCCTGGGCATGCTGTCGCCCGCGGCCGCGAGTGCCGACCTCACGCAGCCTCCGCTGCTGTTCGACACCAACGGCACGCGGTACGCCGCGGTAGGGTACTTCTACGACGACAATCAGGAAGTCCATATCCGCTACATGCCCGGCCAGCCCATCCGTGCGGCGTCGGAGCTGCCTTCGCTCTCCAAGAGCCGGCCTGATCAGCACCTCATCTTGCTGTTCCGCGTGAGCGATGGTGTGAGCATCGATAAGTTCACCATCGGCAACAAGGTGGTCGGGATCTTCAAGCCGCCACTCAAGATGCAGAACTGA
- a CDS encoding PD40 domain-containing protein, whose product MSTSRFAPSVAVLLVAVIAAPGCHAAAKPTLSAGENGVPTGGAPVGFPQFPSISPAGDAIVFSWAGDLWSAPTSGPSRGVATRLTAHPALERRSAFSPDGTLLAFESDREGARNIYLTNLGTSPSGQLLAGPIRRLTTSDKPQNLAGFSADGSAVLFFSSQEPSIYRATRMFSVPIAGDAAAATAPVTRIADAFGSAPHPTKDGAGLIFTRGRYDFTRPAYRGSGDMDVYRMTTGADGTPSFQQLTTFDGSDGDGFPLPDGSMAFVSSRDGQNNLYVLAAGKTDADAGALTQVTRFSPGAANAASIGHGVRDLYVSPSGEAVFAVWDTLYRLDLTKPGSAPEAIALAAAADTADLEFDRMNLDKKVTEAALSPDGKTLAVVARGEVYVRSTEEGRPTRRVTETPGRERELAWSPDGRVLYFTSDQSGRNRVYQATVSLSREDLAPKKDEKAEEAKDEAPNGDGQPADADAGQDAKPAEADKAKKAEKKPDHGKRWSESLRFAVEPVRTGVPENVDEHAPLPSPDGKRLLVTRGLGDLVLLELADGSTRTVLHGWNDPETLWVPDSRHLVLCREDLDYNSDIWLMDTVLDEQGAQPEPLNLTKHPDNDVSPRLTADGKVLYFLSERSGENDRFDVWAINLDRKLDGLRQYELDEYVKKAAEAAKKAKPLGAAADEKKDKDADKSDKAKDEKPAKKPEPLKFDTDDAYLRARRVVSMLGSEADLAITPGGDRIIFSADIDGKRTLVSVDHKGEDRKTIDTTNPSNVTVSLTGDKVVYVKAGSAATSSPSGGKVEAIAIDAPVVIEVPLQQRQKFIETARIIGDRFYHPTLKGLDWPALSERYLSLATQTRTSDEFNRVGNMLFGELDGSHLGIMGGPSYSAPAPAIGFLGIDATAVPGGFRVDKVLADGPAARETSTLRVGDVITAIDGVSLGAAGALPTTDLGAALVGRAGKETLLEVVRTEPGMSPYVLITPVSSSANDDLRYDDEVRSRRQTVSRLSDGKLGYLHIRGMSEPSVREFERDLFAAANGKQGLIIDVRDNGGGWTADILLTSLTAPRHAWTMPRGVDAASVPHDSYPRDRRLIYAYSRPISVLCNENSFSNAEIFSHAIKTTGRGKVVGAPTFGGVISTGAATLIDGTLVRTPFRGWYVASTGVDMENNGAQPDIIVLQTPADEAAGLDPQLEAAVAELLERTAGTNNQ is encoded by the coding sequence ATGTCCACAAGCCGATTTGCACCATCCGTCGCTGTCCTCCTCGTCGCCGTCATCGCCGCACCGGGCTGCCACGCCGCTGCCAAGCCGACCCTGTCGGCAGGCGAGAATGGGGTGCCGACAGGAGGAGCGCCGGTTGGGTTCCCTCAGTTCCCGTCGATATCGCCGGCGGGGGATGCAATCGTTTTCTCCTGGGCGGGAGACCTGTGGTCGGCACCAACCTCGGGCCCGTCGCGCGGCGTCGCAACCCGCCTGACCGCCCACCCAGCCCTTGAGCGCCGATCGGCGTTCTCCCCCGATGGCACCCTGCTCGCGTTCGAGTCGGATCGGGAGGGGGCTAGAAACATATACCTAACAAATCTGGGGACTTCGCCATCCGGCCAGTTGCTTGCCGGACCGATCCGGCGACTGACGACCTCGGATAAACCCCAGAATTTGGCAGGATTCTCCGCCGATGGCTCCGCCGTTCTGTTCTTCAGCTCCCAGGAACCCTCGATCTACCGGGCAACACGGATGTTCAGCGTCCCGATCGCGGGAGATGCGGCCGCCGCGACCGCTCCGGTGACTCGAATCGCCGACGCGTTCGGGAGCGCCCCGCATCCGACCAAAGACGGAGCCGGGCTTATCTTCACGCGCGGTCGGTACGACTTCACCCGGCCCGCGTACCGCGGCTCGGGAGACATGGACGTCTACCGCATGACCACCGGCGCCGATGGGACTCCCTCGTTCCAGCAACTCACTACTTTCGACGGCAGCGATGGCGACGGGTTCCCGCTGCCCGACGGGTCGATGGCGTTCGTTTCTTCCCGCGACGGCCAGAACAACCTCTACGTGCTGGCCGCCGGCAAGACGGATGCGGACGCCGGAGCGTTGACCCAGGTGACGAGGTTCTCGCCGGGCGCGGCCAACGCGGCGTCGATCGGACACGGAGTGCGAGATCTCTACGTGTCTCCATCTGGCGAAGCAGTGTTCGCGGTGTGGGACACGCTGTACCGCCTTGACCTGACCAAGCCGGGGTCCGCGCCGGAAGCCATCGCGCTGGCCGCCGCGGCAGATACGGCCGATCTCGAGTTCGACCGGATGAACCTCGACAAGAAGGTGACCGAAGCGGCGCTCAGCCCGGACGGGAAAACGCTCGCCGTCGTCGCGCGAGGCGAGGTCTACGTGAGGAGTACCGAGGAGGGTCGGCCGACGCGGCGAGTGACCGAGACGCCCGGCCGTGAGCGGGAGCTGGCGTGGTCGCCCGACGGGCGGGTGCTGTACTTCACCTCGGACCAGTCCGGCCGCAATCGCGTGTACCAGGCGACGGTGTCGCTGTCGCGTGAGGATCTCGCCCCCAAGAAGGATGAGAAGGCGGAAGAGGCCAAGGACGAGGCGCCGAATGGCGATGGTCAACCCGCCGATGCGGACGCCGGTCAGGATGCGAAGCCGGCGGAGGCCGACAAGGCAAAGAAAGCCGAGAAGAAGCCCGATCACGGCAAGCGCTGGTCTGAGTCGCTGCGGTTCGCGGTTGAACCGGTGCGCACCGGCGTGCCGGAGAACGTGGACGAGCACGCCCCGCTCCCGTCGCCCGACGGCAAGAGGCTGCTGGTCACGCGAGGGCTGGGCGACCTTGTCCTGCTCGAACTTGCGGATGGCTCAACGCGGACGGTTCTTCACGGCTGGAACGATCCCGAGACGCTCTGGGTCCCCGACTCGAGGCACCTGGTCCTCTGCCGGGAGGACCTCGACTACAACAGCGACATCTGGCTCATGGACACCGTGCTCGATGAGCAGGGAGCACAGCCCGAGCCTCTCAACCTCACGAAGCATCCCGACAACGACGTGTCGCCCCGGCTCACCGCCGACGGCAAGGTGCTCTACTTCCTCTCCGAGCGATCGGGTGAGAACGACCGATTCGACGTGTGGGCGATCAACCTGGATCGGAAGCTCGACGGTCTGCGTCAGTACGAACTTGATGAGTACGTCAAGAAGGCCGCCGAAGCCGCCAAGAAGGCAAAGCCGCTCGGCGCTGCCGCCGACGAGAAGAAGGACAAGGACGCCGACAAGAGCGACAAGGCGAAGGACGAAAAACCGGCGAAGAAACCGGAGCCGCTGAAGTTCGACACGGATGATGCGTACCTGCGCGCACGGCGGGTCGTATCGATGCTGGGCAGCGAGGCTGACCTTGCGATCACTCCCGGTGGGGACCGGATCATCTTCTCGGCCGACATCGACGGAAAGCGGACGCTGGTCTCGGTCGACCACAAGGGGGAGGATCGCAAGACGATCGACACCACGAACCCATCGAACGTCACCGTGTCGCTTACCGGGGACAAGGTGGTGTACGTGAAGGCCGGATCGGCCGCAACCTCGTCGCCCTCGGGCGGCAAGGTCGAGGCGATAGCGATTGATGCGCCGGTGGTGATCGAGGTGCCGCTGCAGCAGCGGCAAAAGTTTATCGAGACCGCTCGCATCATTGGCGACCGCTTCTACCACCCGACGCTCAAGGGACTCGATTGGCCCGCCCTCAGCGAGCGGTACCTCTCGCTCGCGACGCAAACGCGGACCAGCGACGAGTTCAACCGCGTGGGCAACATGCTCTTCGGCGAACTCGATGGGTCGCACCTGGGAATCATGGGCGGACCGTCGTACTCCGCCCCTGCGCCCGCGATCGGCTTCCTGGGCATCGATGCGACGGCGGTCCCGGGCGGGTTCCGTGTCGACAAAGTGCTCGCCGACGGCCCCGCGGCACGCGAGACGTCCACCCTCCGTGTGGGAGACGTGATCACCGCGATCGACGGGGTCTCGCTGGGCGCCGCGGGGGCTCTGCCGACGACCGATCTTGGCGCAGCGCTCGTCGGCCGCGCGGGCAAGGAGACGCTGCTCGAAGTCGTCCGCACCGAACCCGGCATGAGCCCCTACGTCCTGATCACTCCTGTCTCCTCGTCTGCGAACGACGACCTGCGCTACGACGATGAGGTCCGGTCCCGCCGGCAGACCGTTTCACGCCTGTCGGACGGTAAACTCGGCTATCTGCACATCCGCGGCATGTCGGAGCCGTCGGTGCGCGAGTTCGAACGGGATCTCTTCGCCGCGGCAAACGGGAAGCAGGGCCTGATCATCGACGTCCGCGACAACGGCGGCGGCTGGACCGCCGACATCCTGCTCACGTCGCTCACCGCGCCGCGGCACGCATGGACCATGCCCCGGGGCGTCGACGCGGCCAGCGTGCCGCATGACTCGTATCCGCGTGACCGCCGCCTCATCTACGCCTACTCCAGGCCCATCTCAGTGCTGTGCAACGAGAACTCGTTCTCCAATGCCGAGATCTTCTCGCACGCCATCAAGACCACCGGACGCGGAAAGGTCGTCGGTGCGCCGACATTTGGCGGAGTCATCTCGACCGGGGCGGCAACGCTCATCGACGGCACGCTGGTCCGTACGCCCTTCAGGGGGTGGTACGTCGCATCCACCGGCGTCGACATGGAGAACAACGGAGCGCAGCCAGACATCATCGTTCTGCAGACACCCGCCGACGAGGCCGCCGGCCTCGATCCGCAGTTGGAGGCGGCGGTTGCCGAGCTCCTCGAACGGACAGCCGGGACGAACAACCAATAA